In Mercenaria mercenaria strain notata chromosome 15, MADL_Memer_1, whole genome shotgun sequence, a single genomic region encodes these proteins:
- the LOC123551732 gene encoding sulfiredoxin-1-like: protein MRNKCQNFSSRVSTILLTVNVIICVQDKVNCLTSISSSKSNNGFPMTSCKSDKNMLESECDRNLEIDSVHSNHVEEVHDVPINVLIRPIPSILDENKVKSLMETIKDESTRDKVPPIDVLWITGRQGGDYFYSFGGCHRYEAYKRLKMKTIPCKLVKSTVENLKTYLGGSTPDLL from the exons ATGCGGaacaaatgtcaaaatttttctTCACGTGTTTCTACTATATTATTGACTGTTAACGTTATCATCTGTGTACAAGATAAAGTAAACTGTTTAACAAGTATTTCTTCTTCAAAATCAAACAATGGTTTCCCAATGACATCGTGTAAATCTGACAAAAACATGTTAGAAAGCGAGTGTGACAGGAATTTAGAAATTGACAGTGTGCATTCCAACCATGTTGAAGAGGTCCATGATGTTCCAATTAATGTTCTGATCAGACCAATCCCATCTATTCTAGATGAGAATAAAGTAAAATCACTGATGGAAACTATAAAG GATGAAAGCACAAGAGACAAAGTTCCTCCAATTGATGTGTTATGGATAACAGGTAGACAAGGAGGAGATTACTTCTATTCCTTTGGAGGATGTCACAGATATGAGGCATATAaacgattaaaaatgaaaacCATACCATGTAAACTTGTTAAGTCTACTGTAGAAAATCTAAAAACTTACCTCGGAGGGTCAACTCCAGACTTACTGTGA
- the LOC123551740 gene encoding von Hippel-Lindau disease tumor suppressor-like — translation MGEAEQNENGEPLLKSKKSIHYSFLRFLNKTKRKVDVVWVNYEGARVRYKTLNPDQFLDINTFAGHPWIFFDSETGDKMVVQLKEVFEPVAWNSEGNNWPPQRKVVNITIPVYSLQECCLLKLRKLVPKDRIKDLEITDILKEDLKKIMLCRGSEVITQTASSSVT, via the exons ATGGGAGAAGCGGAACAGAACGAAAATGGGGAGCCGCTATTGAAGTCAAAGAAATCCATTCATTACTCATTTTTAAGGTTTTTGAACAAGACAAAAAGAAAGGTTGATGTGGTATGGGTAAACTATGAAGGTGCTCGTGTAAGGTATAAAACACTGAATCCTGACCAGTTCCTGGATATAAACACATTTGCCGGTCATCCATGGATATTCTTTGACTCTGAGACAGGGGATAAGATGGTGGTACAGTTGAAGGAAGTGTTTGAACCTGTTGCCTGGAACTCAGAAGGAAATAACTGGCCGCCACAGAGAAAAGTGGTTAATATCACAATTCCAG TATACAGTCTTCAGGAATGTTGTCTACTGAAGTTGCGAAAACTTGTACCAAAGGACCGTATCAAAGATCTTGAAATTACAGATATACTGAAGGAGGACTTAAAAAAGATTATGCTTTGCAGGGGGTCGGAAGTGATAACACAGACTGCGTCATCGTCAGTCACTTGA
- the LOC123551745 gene encoding bis(5'-adenosyl)-triphosphatase enpp4-like — MTFKASFSILSIFIWTVIDASKVLVISMDGFRWDYIGKAKTPVFDEFAAKGTRAVYINPTFVTKSLPCHYSMATGLYEESHGIIANSMYDQEFDETFNYKTIDTKWWDGGEPVWITAGKQGKKTGIYFWHGSETEIQGLRPDFYYAYNRSVPFKERVDTVVQWLSNSTFDIDLAMLYFYQPDRTGHLYGPNSSEVISKVEEMDAILGYLVRELDKTEMLDKINIIVTSDHGMAEIDYTNRRIDVSDYIDMTAILHIPAAGPVANILPKANMIETVFQNLSRAPHMKVYRKEEIPNRWHYKNHRRVLPILAVADEGWMIVKGPEDYKNEKGAHGYDNELSSMKPIFYARGPNVKSGYEASPFNSVDIYPLMCELLGIEPAANNGTLDIVQNFIVKETSGVSSSEISSVSTITLCVLVRVLIELEKN, encoded by the exons GCAAAAACACCAGTTTTTGACGAATTTGCCGCCAAAGGGACACGTGCAGTCTACATCAACCCAACGTTTGTAACGAAGTCTCTACCTTGTCACTATTCAATGGCAACAG GTTTATATGAAGAAAGCCATGGAATTATCGCGAACTCAATGTATGATCAAGAGTTTGACGAGACGTTCaactataaaaccattgatacAAAATGGTGGGATGGCGGCGAGCCTGTGTGGATAACAGCCGGTAAACAAGGCAAGAAGACGGGAATATACTTCTGGCACGGTAGCGAAACGGAGATTCAAGGTTTAAGACCGGATTTTTACTATGCGTATAACAGATCAGTTCCATTCAAGGAGAGAGTTGATACCGTAGTCCAGTGGTTATCGAACTCAACCTTTGATATTGACTTGGCAATGTTGTACTTCTACCAGCCTGACCGAACAGGACATCTTTATGGGCCGAATTCATCAGAAGTCATTTCTAAGGTAGAGGAAATGGATGCCATTTTGGGATACCTTGTTCGAGAACTTGATAAAACTGAAATGTtggacaaaataaatattatagttaCAAGTGACCATGGTATGGCAGAGATTGATTATACAAATAGACGTATTGACGTTTCAGATTACATTGACATGACCGCAATACTTCACATCCCAGCCGCTGGTCCCGTAGCTAATATTTTACCCAAGGCAAATATGATAGAAACTGTATTTCAAAACCTCTCCAGAGCACCACACATGAAAGTTTATcgaaaagaagaaattccaaaccGGTGGCATTACAAAAATCACCGGCGAGTCTTGCCTATCCTGGCCGTGGCTGACGAGGGATGGATGATTGTAAAG GGTCCGGAAGACTACAAGAATGAGAAAGGTGCGCATGGCTATGACAACGAACTGTCATCGATGAAGCCCATATTCTATGCACGTGGTCCTAATGTCAAATCTGGATACGAGGCATCTCCATTCAATTCTGTTGACATCTACCCTCTGATGTGTGAGTTACTTGGCATCGAACCTGCAGCTAACAATGGGACACTGGATATTGTTCAGAATTTCATTGTGAAGGAGACATCAGGTGTTTCTTCTTCGGAGATTTCTTCTGTATCGACCATAACGTTGTGTGTTTTAGTAAGAGTGCTGATAGAACTAGAAAAGAACTGA